Proteins from one Fragaria vesca subsp. vesca linkage group LG6, FraVesHawaii_1.0, whole genome shotgun sequence genomic window:
- the LOC101310827 gene encoding ethylene-insensitive protein 2-like, whose translation MESASCIANNRPGAVHQLLPVVGPMLLIAVGYLDPGKWAATVEAGSRYGTDLAAVMFIFNLAAILCHYLSARIAVVTGRDLAQICSEEYDKATCIFLGVQTEMSVILLDLTMILGIAHGLNLLFGWDLFTCVFLTAANAVLYPLFSTLLDTCKAKFLCVCIYVAGFILLSFVLGVFISQPQMPLSMTGMLTKLSGESAFSLIESSWTDFGDGHFSQLSFILILQQHQQQQTVSKDTLCQNHFVAIFCMFNGIYLVNYVLMTLAANAFYTSRGLLTFQDAMSLIEQVFWGPIVPVAFLLVLFLSNQITTLSWSLGGQVVLNDFLKLDLPGWLHCATIRIIAVVPALYFVWSSGAEGMYQLLVSTQVLAALLLPSSVIPLFRVAASRQLMGAHKISQFVEFSALITLIGMLGLKVVFVVEMIFGNSDWVDNLRWDAGSSMSVLLITASASFCLMIWLAATPLKSASARIENQVWNWDMPKGVSEPFRNKETDIAEHNYHRDADIQKHEPSPSSGDALDRELDTAVANFDFVLPETLLEPDQELQLSGVEENSSLGTFPHSAKCSKEEPTPVVELTRVPTVANEVSDVTVLGTDTVKFESTEQVEKTLATEGDLPTEKDDDEGDTWEPEDSLKEASESTTLTSEGPGSFRSLSAKGDEGGSGAGSLSRLAGLGRAARRQLAAALDEFWGQLYDFHGNVIKEARTKKLDLLLGSDSKASSAASSASSLLKDDTTAKEVSGCFPSVGGKGSDPLINLSLYDSVNQQRLQNSIESAYGAQRGSSLLWPGHMHLLDAYVQNSSRSVIDLGERRYSSVHSIPSSDLGERRYSSVRSIPSSDLGERRYSSVRSIPTSDLGERRYSSVRSIPSAESWDYQPATVHGYQMPSYLNRNDRSSSNLNGQIESPALNSASSLGAGNYRDSLAFTMGQKLQNGLGSVQASSFQNLTVSRQSPLQSDRPYYDVPSSGISENAVNSANAKKYHSLPDINRDLYNSSKSAPRDPPPGFGIMGYESSLYPKSGVRGGGSLAFDEVSPSNVYKDVRSSQPNSNYGTGSLWSRQPFEQFGVADNNRSIGTAVGSRAGSAGMEATSVADSEAKLLQSFRHCIVKLLKLEGSDWLFRQNDGVDEDLIDRVAAREKILYDAETREINRTVHMGESPYPSSDRKSASAKMNDVNLTHLMVSSVPNCGEGCIWRSDLIISFGVWCIHRILDLSLMESRPELWGKYTYVLNRLQGIIDAAFSKPRTPMSPCFCLQIAAAQQQKSSPTFSNGMLPPAAKPARGKCTTAVTLLDIIKDVEIAISCRKGRTGTAAGDVAFPKGKENLASVLKRYKRRLSNKPVGTNEGPSGSRKGTATSAPYAS comes from the exons ATGGAGTCTGCTAGCTGTATTGCTAACAATAGACCAGGTGCTGTCCATCAGTTGCTTCCTGTTGTTGGACCTATGCTTCTGATTGCAGTTGGATATCTTGACCCTGGAAAGTGGGCGGCAACTGTTGAAGCAGGTTCCCGATATGGTACTGATCTGGCTGCAGTGATGTTTATATTCAATTTGGCTGCTATTTTGTGTCACTATCTGTCTGCTCGGATTGCTGTAGTCACTGGAAGAGATCTTGCTCAG ATTTGTAGTGAAGAGTATGACAAGGCTACATGCATATTCTTAGGCGTACAAACAGAGATGTCGGTGATTTTGTTGGACCTTACCATG ATCCTCGGTATCGCACATGGACTTAATCTTCTGTTTGGGTGGGACTTGTTCACTTGTGTGTTTTTGACTGCTGCTAATGCTGTTTTATACCCTCTTTTTTCCACCCTCCTG GACACTTGCAAGGCGAAATTCCTATGTGTGTGCATATACGTTGCAGGATTCATACTGCTTTCCTTTGTTCTTGGAGTATTCATCAGTCAACCGCAAATGCCACTTTCCATGACTGGGATGCTAACAAAATTGAGTGGGGAAAGTGCTTTTTCACTGATCGAGTCTTCTTGGA CTGATTTTGGTGATGGTCATTTCTCTCAACTTTCATTTATTTTAATTCTGCAGCAGCATCAGCAACAACAAACTGTTTCTAAGGATACTTTGTGTCAGAACCATTTTGTCGCCATCTTCTGCATGTTTAATGGTATTTATTTGGTGAATTATGTTCTGATGACCTTAGCAGCAAATGCATTCTACACTTCACGTGGTCTTCTTACTTTTCAGGATGCAATGTCCCTTATTGAACAG GTCTTTTGGGGTCCAATAGTTCCTGTTGCCTTCTTGCTGGTTCTCTTTTTATCAAATCAAATCACAACATTAAGCTGGAGTCTGGGTGGACAAGTAGTCTTGAATGACTTCTTAAAACTGGACCTTCCTGGTTGGCTTCACTGTGCTACAATCAGAATCATTGCTGTTGTTCCTGCTCTGTATTTTGTTTGGAGCTCAGGAGCTGAGGGGATGTATCAACTGCTTGTATCTACACAGGTGTTGGCAGCCCTGCTACTGCCATCTTCTGTGATCCCTCTTTTTCGTGTTGCTGCTTCAAGACAATTAATGGGAGCCCATAAGATTTCTCAGTTCGTTGAATTTTCAGCCCTCATTACACTTATTGGGATGCTTGGATTAAAAGTTGTCTTTGTAGTGGAGATGATTTTTGGGAATAGTGATTGGGTGGATAATTTGAGATGGGATGCTGGGAGTAGTATGTCTGTACTTCTCATCACTGCTTCTGCATCATTTTGCCTGATGATTTGGTTGGCAGCCACACCGTTAAAATCTGCAAGTGCTCGAATAGAGAACCAGGTGTGGAACTGGGATATGCCTAAGGGTGTCTCGGAGCCATTTAGAAATAAGGAGACTGATATAGCCGAACATAACTATCATAGAGATGCAGATATACAGAAGCATGAACCATCACCATCATCTGGGGACGCATTGGATAGAGAATTAGATACAGCCGTTGCAAATTTTGATTTTGTTCTGCCTGAAACTCTCTTGGAGCCTGATCAGGAGCTTCAACTATCTGGTGTAGAGGAAAATAGTTCTCTTGGTACCTTTCCTCACTCTGCCAAATGCAGCAAGGAGGAACCCACACCTGTAGTAGAATTAACTCGCGTCCCAACTGTGGCTAATGAGGTTTCTGATGTTACAGTACTGGGCACCGATACTGTGAAATTTGAATCAACAGAGCAAGTTGAGAAGACTCTTGCAACTGAAGGAGACTTGCCAACTGAAAAAGATGATGATGAGGGAGATACCTGGGAACCAGAAGATTCCTTGAAAGAGGCTTCAGAGAGCACCACGTTAACATCTGAGGGTCCAGGATCATTCAGGAGTCTCAGCGCAAAAGGTGACGAAGGGGGGAGCGGTGCTGGAAGCCTCTCAAGACTAGCAGGGTTGGGCCGTGCTGCTAGACGTCAACTAGCTGCTGCACTCGATGAGTTTTGGGGACAACTGTATGATTTCCATGGGAATGTAATTAAAGAAGCAAGAACAAAGAAACTGGATCTGTTGTTGGGGTCAGATTCAAAGGCTTCTTCTGCTGCTTCCTCTGCTTCTTCCTTGCTGAAAGATGATACCACTGCAAAAGAAGTTTCTGGATGCTTTCCATCTGTAGGAGGCAAAGGATCTGATCCTTTAATCAACTTGAGTTTATATGACTCTGTAAATCAGCAGAGGCTGCAAAACAGTATAGAGTCAGCATATGGCGCTCAAAGGGGATCTTCCTTGTTATGGCCCGGCCACATGCACTTGCTGGATGCGTATGTCCAAAATTCAAGCCGCAGTGTTATTGACTTGGGTGAGAGGCGCTATTCAAGTGTGCACAGTATACCATCTTCTGACTTGGGTGAGAGGCGCTATTCCAGTGTGCGCAGTATACCATCTTCTGACTTGGGTGAGCGGCGCTATTCAAGTGTGCGCAGTATACCAACTTCTGACTTGGGTGAGAGGCGCTATTCAAGTGTGCGGAGCATACCATCTGCTGAGAGCTGGGATTACCAGCCAGCCACAGTACATGGTTATCAGATGCCATCGTATCTTAACCGTAATGACAGAAGTTCCAGTAACTTGAATGGTCAAATAGAGTCACCAGCCCTAAATTCTGCTTCTTCATTGGGTGCTGGAAACTACAGAGATTCACTTGCATTTACCATGGGGCAGAAGTTGCAAAATGGGTTAGGCTCTGTTCAGGCTTCCAGTTTTCAGAACCTTACAGTATCTCGACAAAGTCCATTGCAATCTGATAGACCATATTATGATGTACCCTCCTCTGGAATTTCGGAGAATGCGGTAAACTCAGCCAATGCAAAGAAATACCACAGTCTACCTGACATTAACCGTGATCTCTACAACTCTAGTAAAAGTGCTCCACGGGATCCTCCTCCTGGGTTTGGGATAATGGGTTATGAATCATCCTTGTATCCAAAATCTGGTGTAAGGGGGGGAGGTTCTTTGGCATTTGATGAAGTCTCTCCATCTAATGTCTATAAAGATGTTCGATCATCCCAACCGAATTCTAATTATGGCACTGGATCCCTCTGGTCTAGACAGCCTTTTGAGCAATTTGGTGTAGCTGATAATAATCGTTCTATCGGGACTGCAGTTGGTAGTAGAGCAGGTTCTGCAGGTATGGAAGCTACATCAGTTGCAGATTCAGAGGCAAAGCTTCTTCAGTCTTTTAGACACTGCATTGTGAAGCTTTTGAAGTTGGAAGGGTCTGACTGGTTGTTTAGACAGAATGACGGAGTGGATGAGGATCTAATAGATCGTGTGGCTGCCAGGGAGAAAATTCTTTATGATGCTGAAACAAGAGAGATTAATCGAACAGTTCACATGGGTGAATCTCCATACCCTTCTTCTGACAGGAAGTCTGCTTCTGCAAAAATGAATGATGTGAATCTCACCCATCTCATGGTTTCCTCGGTTCCTAATTGTGGGGAAGGTTGTATTTGGAGATCTGATCTAATAATAAGCTTTGGGGTCTGGTGTATTCATCGGATTCTTGATTTGTCCCTTATGGAAAGCCGGCCAGAGCTTTGGGGGAAATATACATATGTTCTGAATCGACTTCAG GGCATTATTGATGCTGCGTTCTCTAAGCCTCGTACTCCAATGTCTCCATGCTTCTGCCTTCAAATTGCAGCAGCCCAGCAGCAGAAGTCTAGTCCAACATTTTCGAATGGAATGTTACCCCCTGCTGCAAAACCAGCCAGGGGAAAATGCACGACAGCTGTAACGCTCCTGGACATAATCAAGGATGTGGAGATTGCAATTTCATGCCGAAAGGGCCGGACGGGCACAGCAGCTGGTGATGTGGCTTTTCCAAAGGGAAAAGAAAACCTGGCCTCTGTCCTCAAACGCTACAAGAGGCGGCTTTCCAATAAACCTGTTGGCACTAACGAGGGGCCTTCTGGTTCACGCAAGGGTACTGCAACATCTGCTCCTTATGCGTCATAG